In Juglans regia cultivar Chandler chromosome 13, Walnut 2.0, whole genome shotgun sequence, the following proteins share a genomic window:
- the LOC108997359 gene encoding protein MEI2-like 4 isoform X2: protein MPSEIMDQPGFSSSSSYFSDDLCFPNERQFGFWKSDNMHGGFANNNSVASSPMENLVPVESQRVKSQEHPESFLIRDEQVKFSLNRHAVGSGRASSHSLTLNVQPASYAMESNKSSMMGTQYESSLFSSSLSDLFSRKWRLPSNDAPYGHSVDTVASHYEEEEPFESLEEIEAQTIGNLLPDDDDLLSGVTDGLEYIVQPSGGDDAEELDLFSSVGGMDLGDDGSYDGQKNSDFTGGASSSQPEASNGSIAGEHPHGEHPSRTLFVRNINSNVEDSELKTLFEQYGDIRTLYTACKHRGFVMISYYDIRAARNAMKALQNRPVRRRKLDIHYSIPKDNPSEKDINQGTLVVFNLDSSVSNDELRQIFGAYGEIKEIRETPHRSHHKFIEFYDVRAAEVALRALNKSDIAGKQIKLEPSRPGGSRRLMQQFPLELECDERGPYLQQNSPPIDSNTGFSVSVPHGEIASSGMDHGTILGVHSAIQAPSIETAFHHGISSSVPNSLPSLVRLASVGNQPGLAESAHSPGQLKFDIRGTTTFHPHSLPEYHDGLTNGVHLNSPGTMTTNINPSPPERFDNRQLHRLNSNAHPIELNEAGNGSCPLPGHHYSWNRSYHPQPPGMMWPNSPSFVNGICGSHPTPRLHGFPRAPSNMPNSVLPINNHHVGSAPSVMASLWDRQHAYTGESPEASGFHPGSLGHLRISNNSPHAMEFVSHGIFPHIGGNCMDLSVPPKSIGLQSHNQRCMVFPGRGQMIPMVNSFDPPTERARSRRNEGGSSQAENKKQYELDIDRIMRGEDNRTTLMIKNIPNKYTSKMLMAAIDERHPGTYDFIYLPIDFKNKCNVGYAFINMKDPTLIIPFYQAFNGKKWEKFNSEKVASLAFARIQGIAALIAHFQNSSLMNEDKRCRPILFNTDGPNAGDQVPFPMGVNVRTRPGKARTNTHEENQGSPPKMGNGEDSAGDPSSGSSKESD, encoded by the exons ATGCCATCAGAAATAATGGACCAACCTGGtttttcatcatcatcctcgTATTTCTCCGATGATTTATGTTTTCCCAACGAG AGGCAGTTTGGTTTTTGGAAGTCGGATAACATGCATGGTGGCTTTG CCAACAACAATTCAGTCGCCTCATCACCTATGGAGAATCTTGTTCCAGTGGAAAGCCAGAGAGTGAAGTCCCAGGAACATCCAGAGTCTTTCTTAATACGAGACGAGCAAGTAAAATTTAGCTTAAATAGGCATGCAGTGGGATCAGGGAGAGCATCTAGTCATTCATTGACTTTGAATGTACAGCCGGCATCTTATGCTATGGAAAGCAACAAGAGTAGTATGATGGGTACTCAGTATGAGAGTAGTCTCTTCTCGAGTTCATTGTCGGATTTATTCAGTAGGAAGT GGAGATTACCGTCAAACGATGCTCCATATGGCCATTCTGTTGATACCGTTGCCTCCCACTATGAGGAAGAGGAACCTTTTGAATCCCTTGAAGAAATTGAGGCCCAAACCATCGGAAACCTCTTACCTGATGACGATGACTTGCTTTCTGGAGTGACAGATGGGCTTGAGTATATTGTCCAACCCAGTGGTGGGGATGATGCAGAAGAGTTGGACCTTTTCAGCAGTGTTGGGGGTATGGATTTGGGAGATGATGGTTCATATGATGGACAAAAGAATTCTGACTTTACTGGGGGAGCTTCTAGTAGTCAGCCAGAGGCATCAAATGGTTCAATAGCTGGCGAACACCCGCATGGCGAACACCCTTCCAGGACACTGTTTGTtagaaatataaatagtaatgttGAAGACTCTGAGTTGAAGACCCTTTTTGAG CAATATGGAGATATCCGCACTCTCTATACAGCTTGCAAGCATCGCGGTTTTGTTATGATCTCCTATTATGATATTAGAGCAGCCCGAAATGCGAtgaaagcacttcagaatagACCAGTGAGGCGCAGGAAGCTTGACATACATTACTCGATTCCAAAG GATAACCCTTCTGAGAAAGATATTAATCAGGGTACACTCGTGGTATTTAACCTTGATTCCTCTGTTTCAAATGATGAACTTCGTCAGATTTTTGGTGCCTATGGAGAAATCAAAGAG ATTCGTGAAACCCCACATAGAAGTCATCACAagtttattgaattttatgatgttaGAGCAGCAGAGGTTGCCCTTCGTGCATTAAACAAGAGTGATATTGCTGGGAAGCAGATTAAGCTTGAGCCAAGCCGCCCTGGGGGATCAAGACG TCTGATGCAACAATTTCCTTTGGAGTTGGAATGTGATGAACGTGGCCCTTACCTGCAACAAAATAGCCCTCCTATTGACTCAAACACTGGCTTCTCTG TCTCAGTCCCGCATGGTGAAATTGCATCTAGTGGCATGGATCATGGAACTATTTTGGGGGTGCACTCTGCTATACAAGCTCCATCCATAGAAACTGCATTTCATCATGGGATCTCTTCTAGTGTACCAAACAGCTTACCCTCACTGGTGAGACTTGCATCAGTTGGCAATCAACCTGGCCTTGCTGAGTCTGCACATTCACCGGGACAACTGAAATTTGACATTCGTGGCACGACGACTTTTCATCCTCATTCACTTCCAGAGTATCATGATGGTTTAACTAATGGCGTCCATTTGAACTCGCCGGGTAccatgactacaaatatcaatCCCAGTCCACCAGAAAGATTTGATAACAGGCAGTTGCACAGGCTAAACTCAAATGCACATCCAATTGAACTCAATGAAGCTG GTAATGGGAGCTGCCCTCTTCCTGGACATCATTATTCATGGAATAGATCCTACCACCCTCAGCCTCCAGGAATGATGTGGCCAAACTCACCATCATTTGTCAATGGAATTTGTGGATCACATCCCACACCGCGATTGCATGGATTTCCTAGAGCACCATCTAATATGCCGAACTCAGTTTTGCCCATAAATAACCACCATGTGGGATCAGCACCCTCAGTTATGGCTTCACTCTGGGATAGACAACATGCTTACACAGGGGAATCCCCCGAGGCTTCTGGATTTCATCCCGGTTCTCTTGGGCACTTGAGGATTTCTAATAACTCGCCGCATGCAATGGAATTTGTTTCTCATGGCATCTTTCCTCACATTGGTGGAAACTGTATGGACCTATCTGTTCCCCCCAAAAGTATAGGACTCCAATCCCATAATCAGAGGTGCATGGTATTTCCTGGTAGAGGCCAAATGATTCCGATGGTTAATTCATTTGATCCTCCAACTGAACGTGCTAGAAGTCGTAGGAATGAAGGTGGCTCTAGTCAGGCTGAGAACAAAAAACAGTATGAACTTGATATTGACCGGATAATGCGAGGGGAAGACAACCGAACAACACTTATGATAAAGAACATTCCTAACAA gTATACATCAAAGATGCTTATGGCTGCAATAGACGAACGCCATCCAGGAACCTATGATTTCATTTATCTTCCAATTGATTTTAAG AATAAATGTAACGTGGGGTATGCATTTATCAACATGAAAGACCCTACCTTGATCATTCCATTCTATCAG GCATTCAATGGGAAGAAATGGGAGAAGtttaatagtgaaaaagtagCGTCACTTGCATTTGCTCGCATACAAGGTATAGCTGCTCTCATCGCACATTTCCAGAACTCAAGCTTGATGAATGAGGATAAGCGGTGCCGACCAATTCTGTTCAATACCGATGGCCCCAATGCTGGTGATCAG GTTCCCTTCCCAATGGGGGTTAATGTTCGTACCAGACCTGGAAAAGCTCGGACCAACACCCATGAGGAGAACCAAGGAAGCCCACCAAAAATGGGAAATGGGGAGGATTCTGCTGGAGATCCATCTTCAGGTTCCTCAAAGGAGTCAGACTAA
- the LOC108997360 gene encoding OVARIAN TUMOR DOMAIN-containing deubiquitinating enzyme 1, whose translation MQNQEGPKADGELEAAASTPTPEFDDWPNFGDDDIMQQQSAIRAEEADKTPFVGNKEPLSSLAAEYKSGSPILLEKIKVLGEKYDAIRRTRGDGNCFFRSFMFSYLEHILESQDRKEVDHVKVNVEQCRKTLQSLGYADFTFEDFFALFLEQLESVLQGNETSISQDELLLRSRDQSISDYVVMFFRFVTSGEIRRRSEFFEPFIMGLTNTTVEQFCKSSVEPMGEESDHVHITALSDALGVPIRVVYLDRSSCDSGGVSVNHHDFIPAVGDLTNASGSSETVSPFITLLYRPGHYDILYPK comes from the exons ATGCAGAATCAGGAAGGCCCCAAAGCAGATGGGGAATTGGAGGCTGCGGCATCCACTCCGACACCTGAGTTTGATGATTGGCCAAATTTTGGAGATGATGATATTATGCAGCAGCAGTCTGCAATCCGGGCTGAGGAAGCGGATAAAACCCCATTTGTAGGCAATAAG GAGCCACTGTCTTCACTGGCAGCTGAATATAAATCAGGGAGCCCTATCTTGTTGGAAAAAATTAAG GTTCTTGGTGAAAAATATGATGCAATTCGGCGAACACGAGGAGATGGAAACTGCTTCTTTCGAAGCTTTATGTTTTCATACCTT GAGCATATTTTGGAATCACAAGATCGGAAAGAAGTTGATCATGTCAAAGTTAATGTTGAGCAATGTAGAAAAACACTTCAGAGCTTGGGTTATGCAGACTTCACTTTTGAAGACTTTTTTGCG tTATTCCTTGAGCAGCTGGAAAGCGTTCTTCAAGGAAATGAAACTTCAATAAG TCAAGATGAGCTTTTACTCAGGAGTCGAGATCAATCAATATCTGATTATG TTGTAATGTTTTTCAGATTTGTTACCTCTGGTGAAATAAGAAGGCGCTCAGAGTTTTTTGAACCTTTTATAATGGGTTTAACAAATACAACCGTAGAGCAG TTTTGCAAGTCATCAGTGGAACCAATGGGTGAAGAGAGTGACCATGTGCACATTACTGCGTTGTCAGATGCATTGGGTGTGCCAATCCGTGTCGTGTACCTTGATCGCAGCTCCTGTGATAGTGGTGGTGTTAGTGTAAATCATCATGATTTTATTCCTGCTGTTGGTGATCTAACAAATGCAAGTGGTAGCTCTGAGACAGTTAGTCCCTTTATCACCTTGCTATATCGCCCTGGTCACTATGATATTCTCTACCCGAAGTGA
- the LOC108997315 gene encoding uncharacterized protein LOC108997315 has translation MEQVSALTLSETAQKFGDPGSPYISIMIGESRIERTLLDLGSSVNLLPFSVYEQLRLGELKNTSIKLQLADRLVKVPRGIVENVLIHVDKFYYPVDFVVLDMQQLATTIYQAPVILGRPFVTTSNALINCRSGVLKLTFENMTLKMNVFNTCKMPGDCDESEVHVVNLISELDEIKRECAGPIPAWKPKSRWKGRYIVKEVHPHGAVDIVNPKNGNSFTVNGQCLKPFLKVFDPHKEILLVQDSREVF, from the exons ATGGAGCAAGTTAGCGCATTGACATTGAGCGAGACTGCTCAGAAGTTTGGAGATCCCGGCTCTCCCTacatttccattatgattggTGAGTCACGCATTGAGAGAACTCTACTTGATTTGGGgagtagtgtgaacttgctaCCGTTCTCAGTGTATGAGCAGTTGAGATTAGGTGAGCTAAAAAATACCTCCATCAAGTTACAGTTAGCTGACAGATTAGTTAAGGTGCCGAGGGGTATTGTTGAGAATGTGTTGATCCATGTGGATAAATTTTACTACCCAgtggattttgtagttcttgatatgcagcagCTAGCCACTACTATTTACCAAGCACCTGTCATCCTAGGGCGTCCATTCGTTACTACCTCCAATGCACTGATAAATTGTCGAAGTGGAgtacttaaactcacattcgaGAATATGACATTGAAAATGAATGTGTTCAATACTTGTAAGATGCCTGGTGATTGCGACGAGTCAGAGGTGCATGTTGTTAATTTGATTTCAGAGCTTGATGAAATAAAGAGAGAGTGTGCTGGTCCAATTCCCGCTTG gaaGCCGAAATCTCGATGGAAGGGGCGGTACATTGTAAAAGAGGTTCATCCTCACGGGGCAGTAGACATTGTCAATCCAAAGAATGGCAATAGCTTCACTGTCAATGGACAATGTCTAAAGCCGTTTCTGAAGGTATTTGATCCACACAAAGAGATCTTGCTTGTGCAAGATTCTAGGGAAGTGTTTTGA
- the LOC108997316 gene encoding uncharacterized mitochondrial protein AtMg00810-like, whose translation MFAEIRALEDNSSWTLELLSPGFHQSLADYFLFTMVTPTSITLVLFYVDDILVAGNDISQIEVFKSVLSTHFKTKDLGSLEYFLGLKVALSSKGIFLNQRKYALDILFDSGQLGSWTSHFPMEQHLKLTNHDGDLLPDPCVYRRLVRRLIYLTITCIDIVYTMNILSQFMHASRVPHMTAATRVLRYIKGSPRYGIFFSSSSGVNITTYTDSDWASCPATRRSTTRYFIQLGTSPLSWCTKKKTTVTRSSAEVEYCAMAVTTYELIWLKQLLTNLGIPYPEPITLHCDN comes from the exons ATGTTTGCTGAAATCCGTGCCCTTGAGGACAATTCAAGTTGGACACTTGAGCTACTTTCTCCTG gttttcATCAGTCTCTGgcagattattttttattcactatgGTCACTCCTACCAGCATCACTCTTGTCCTCTTCTACGTTGATGATATCCTAGTTGCTGGTAATGACATCTCTCAAATCGAGGTTTTCAAAAGCGTTCTATCTACacacttcaaaacaaaagatctCGGTTCCCTGGAATATTTCCTTGGGCTCAAAGTTGCTCTCTCATCGAAAGGCATCTTCCTCAACCAACGCAAGTATGCCCTTGATATCCTTTTTGATAGTGGCCAACTTGGTTCATGGACCTCTCATTTTCCCATGGAACAACATTTGAAGCTCACAAATCATGATGGCGATCTCCTACCCGATCCCTGTGTCTATCGACGGCTTGTCAGACGGCTCATCTACTTGACCATCACATGTATTGATATTGTCTATACAATGAATATTCTCAGTCAGTTTATGCATGCGTCTAGAGTCCCTCACATGACTGCTGCCACTCGTGTTCTCCGTTACATCAAAGGAAGTCCAAGATATGGGATTTTCTTCTCATCATCTAGTGGGGTCAACATCACAACATAcactgattctgattgggccagTTGCCCTGCCACTCGCCGTTCGACCACAAGATATTTCATTCAGTTAGGTACGAGTCCTCTCTCTtggtgtacaaaaaaaaaaactacagtGACTCGTTCTTCTGCCGAAGTTGAATATTGTGCCATGGCTGTCACCACCTATGAACTCATATGGTTGAAGCAACTTCTCACTAATCTTGGTATCCCTTATCCTGAGCCCATCACTTTACATTGTGACAATTAG
- the LOC108997359 gene encoding protein MEI2-like 4 isoform X1, with the protein MPSEIMDQPGFSSSSSYFSDDLCFPNERQFGFWKSDNMHGGFANNNSVASSPMENLVPVESQRVKSQEHPESFLIRDEQVKFSLNRHAVGSGRASSHSLTLNVQPASYAMESNKSSMMGTQYESSLFSSSLSDLFSRKWRLPSNDAPYGHSVDTVASHYEEEEPFESLEEIEAQTIGNLLPDDDDLLSGVTDGLEYIVQPSGGDDAEELDLFSSVGGMDLGDDGSYDGQKNSDFTGGASSSQPEASNGSIAGEHPHGEHPSRTLFVRNINSNVEDSELKTLFEQYGDIRTLYTACKHRGFVMISYYDIRAARNAMKALQNRPVRRRKLDIHYSIPKDNPSEKDINQGTLVVFNLDSSVSNDELRQIFGAYGEIKEIRETPHRSHHKFIEFYDVRAAEVALRALNKSDIAGKQIKLEPSRPGGSRRLMQQFPLELECDERGPYLQQNSPPIDSNTGFSVSVPHGEIASSGMDHGTILGVHSAIQAPSIETAFHHGISSSVPNSLPSLVRLASVGNQPGLAESAHSPGQLKFDIRGTTTFHPHSLPEYHDGLTNGVHLNSPGTMTTNINPSPPERFDNRQLHRLNSNAHPIELNEAVFGSAGNGSCPLPGHHYSWNRSYHPQPPGMMWPNSPSFVNGICGSHPTPRLHGFPRAPSNMPNSVLPINNHHVGSAPSVMASLWDRQHAYTGESPEASGFHPGSLGHLRISNNSPHAMEFVSHGIFPHIGGNCMDLSVPPKSIGLQSHNQRCMVFPGRGQMIPMVNSFDPPTERARSRRNEGGSSQAENKKQYELDIDRIMRGEDNRTTLMIKNIPNKYTSKMLMAAIDERHPGTYDFIYLPIDFKNKCNVGYAFINMKDPTLIIPFYQAFNGKKWEKFNSEKVASLAFARIQGIAALIAHFQNSSLMNEDKRCRPILFNTDGPNAGDQVPFPMGVNVRTRPGKARTNTHEENQGSPPKMGNGEDSAGDPSSGSSKESD; encoded by the exons ATGCCATCAGAAATAATGGACCAACCTGGtttttcatcatcatcctcgTATTTCTCCGATGATTTATGTTTTCCCAACGAG AGGCAGTTTGGTTTTTGGAAGTCGGATAACATGCATGGTGGCTTTG CCAACAACAATTCAGTCGCCTCATCACCTATGGAGAATCTTGTTCCAGTGGAAAGCCAGAGAGTGAAGTCCCAGGAACATCCAGAGTCTTTCTTAATACGAGACGAGCAAGTAAAATTTAGCTTAAATAGGCATGCAGTGGGATCAGGGAGAGCATCTAGTCATTCATTGACTTTGAATGTACAGCCGGCATCTTATGCTATGGAAAGCAACAAGAGTAGTATGATGGGTACTCAGTATGAGAGTAGTCTCTTCTCGAGTTCATTGTCGGATTTATTCAGTAGGAAGT GGAGATTACCGTCAAACGATGCTCCATATGGCCATTCTGTTGATACCGTTGCCTCCCACTATGAGGAAGAGGAACCTTTTGAATCCCTTGAAGAAATTGAGGCCCAAACCATCGGAAACCTCTTACCTGATGACGATGACTTGCTTTCTGGAGTGACAGATGGGCTTGAGTATATTGTCCAACCCAGTGGTGGGGATGATGCAGAAGAGTTGGACCTTTTCAGCAGTGTTGGGGGTATGGATTTGGGAGATGATGGTTCATATGATGGACAAAAGAATTCTGACTTTACTGGGGGAGCTTCTAGTAGTCAGCCAGAGGCATCAAATGGTTCAATAGCTGGCGAACACCCGCATGGCGAACACCCTTCCAGGACACTGTTTGTtagaaatataaatagtaatgttGAAGACTCTGAGTTGAAGACCCTTTTTGAG CAATATGGAGATATCCGCACTCTCTATACAGCTTGCAAGCATCGCGGTTTTGTTATGATCTCCTATTATGATATTAGAGCAGCCCGAAATGCGAtgaaagcacttcagaatagACCAGTGAGGCGCAGGAAGCTTGACATACATTACTCGATTCCAAAG GATAACCCTTCTGAGAAAGATATTAATCAGGGTACACTCGTGGTATTTAACCTTGATTCCTCTGTTTCAAATGATGAACTTCGTCAGATTTTTGGTGCCTATGGAGAAATCAAAGAG ATTCGTGAAACCCCACATAGAAGTCATCACAagtttattgaattttatgatgttaGAGCAGCAGAGGTTGCCCTTCGTGCATTAAACAAGAGTGATATTGCTGGGAAGCAGATTAAGCTTGAGCCAAGCCGCCCTGGGGGATCAAGACG TCTGATGCAACAATTTCCTTTGGAGTTGGAATGTGATGAACGTGGCCCTTACCTGCAACAAAATAGCCCTCCTATTGACTCAAACACTGGCTTCTCTG TCTCAGTCCCGCATGGTGAAATTGCATCTAGTGGCATGGATCATGGAACTATTTTGGGGGTGCACTCTGCTATACAAGCTCCATCCATAGAAACTGCATTTCATCATGGGATCTCTTCTAGTGTACCAAACAGCTTACCCTCACTGGTGAGACTTGCATCAGTTGGCAATCAACCTGGCCTTGCTGAGTCTGCACATTCACCGGGACAACTGAAATTTGACATTCGTGGCACGACGACTTTTCATCCTCATTCACTTCCAGAGTATCATGATGGTTTAACTAATGGCGTCCATTTGAACTCGCCGGGTAccatgactacaaatatcaatCCCAGTCCACCAGAAAGATTTGATAACAGGCAGTTGCACAGGCTAAACTCAAATGCACATCCAATTGAACTCAATGAAGCTG TTTTTGGTTCTGCAGGTAATGGGAGCTGCCCTCTTCCTGGACATCATTATTCATGGAATAGATCCTACCACCCTCAGCCTCCAGGAATGATGTGGCCAAACTCACCATCATTTGTCAATGGAATTTGTGGATCACATCCCACACCGCGATTGCATGGATTTCCTAGAGCACCATCTAATATGCCGAACTCAGTTTTGCCCATAAATAACCACCATGTGGGATCAGCACCCTCAGTTATGGCTTCACTCTGGGATAGACAACATGCTTACACAGGGGAATCCCCCGAGGCTTCTGGATTTCATCCCGGTTCTCTTGGGCACTTGAGGATTTCTAATAACTCGCCGCATGCAATGGAATTTGTTTCTCATGGCATCTTTCCTCACATTGGTGGAAACTGTATGGACCTATCTGTTCCCCCCAAAAGTATAGGACTCCAATCCCATAATCAGAGGTGCATGGTATTTCCTGGTAGAGGCCAAATGATTCCGATGGTTAATTCATTTGATCCTCCAACTGAACGTGCTAGAAGTCGTAGGAATGAAGGTGGCTCTAGTCAGGCTGAGAACAAAAAACAGTATGAACTTGATATTGACCGGATAATGCGAGGGGAAGACAACCGAACAACACTTATGATAAAGAACATTCCTAACAA gTATACATCAAAGATGCTTATGGCTGCAATAGACGAACGCCATCCAGGAACCTATGATTTCATTTATCTTCCAATTGATTTTAAG AATAAATGTAACGTGGGGTATGCATTTATCAACATGAAAGACCCTACCTTGATCATTCCATTCTATCAG GCATTCAATGGGAAGAAATGGGAGAAGtttaatagtgaaaaagtagCGTCACTTGCATTTGCTCGCATACAAGGTATAGCTGCTCTCATCGCACATTTCCAGAACTCAAGCTTGATGAATGAGGATAAGCGGTGCCGACCAATTCTGTTCAATACCGATGGCCCCAATGCTGGTGATCAG GTTCCCTTCCCAATGGGGGTTAATGTTCGTACCAGACCTGGAAAAGCTCGGACCAACACCCATGAGGAGAACCAAGGAAGCCCACCAAAAATGGGAAATGGGGAGGATTCTGCTGGAGATCCATCTTCAGGTTCCTCAAAGGAGTCAGACTAA